The following are encoded together in the Vespa velutina chromosome 3, iVesVel2.1, whole genome shotgun sequence genome:
- the LOC124947999 gene encoding acetyl-CoA carboxylase isoform X5 codes for MTEHARDDEPNLREERATPPRRIRHRPSMSQGTVMIQTQSRLQEKDFTVATPEEFVHRFGGTKVINKVLIANNGIAAVKCMRSIRRWSYEMFKNERAVRFVVMVTPEDLKANAEYIKMADQYVPVPGGTNNNNYANVELIVDIATRTQVQAVWAGWGHASENPKLPELLHKNNISFIGPSERAMWALGDKIASSIVAQTADVPTLPWSGSELKAQYSGKKIKISTELFKKGCVSTVEECLAAANKIGFPIMVKASEGGGGKGIRKCENAEELPALFRQVQAEIPGSPIFIMKMAKCARHLEVQLLADNYGNAISLFGRDCSIQRRHQKIIEEAPAVIAKPEVFEEMEKAAVRLAKMVGYVSAGTVEYLYDTSGRYYFLELNPRLQVEHPCTEMISDVNLPAAQLQVAMGLPLHHIKDIRLLYGESPWGDSQIDFEQLRHKPQPWGHVIAARITSENPDEGFKPSSGTVQELNFRSSKNVWGYFSVGASGGLHEFADSQFGHCFSWGEDRYQARENLVIALKELSIRGDFRTTVEYLITLLETEAFQQNNIDTSWLDVLIAERIKSDKPNVLLAVTCGAIHIADRTITAAFTEFQTALEKGQVQGSNDLNNLVDVELVNDGYKYKVQAAKSGPNSYFLVLNSSYKKIEVHRLSDGGLLLSMDGASYTTYMKEEVDRYRITIGNQTCVFEKDNDPSLLRSPSAGKLINFLVEDGGHIDRGQAYAEIEVMKMIMTVTTSEAGTLFYVKRPGAILEAGTVIAHLELDDPSLVTNAEEYSGQFPTPAVPAIPDKLNHLHSKYRTALENTLAGYCLPDPYHLPRLRELIEKFMFSLRDPSLPLLELQEVIATISGRIPASVEKKIRKLMSLYERNITSVLAQFPSQQIAAVIDGHAATLSKRSDRDVFFLTTQAIVQLVQRYRNGIRGRMKTAVHELLRQYYMVECQFQQGHYDKCVSALIEQYKDDLSTVTAMIFSHNQVTKKNILVTMLIDHLWANEPGLTDELASTLTELTSLNRTEHSRVALRARQVLIAAHQPAYELRHNQMESIFLSAVDMYGHDFHPENLQKLILSETSIFDILHDFFYHSNRAVCNAALEVYVRRAYISYELTCLQHLELSGEIPLVHFQFLLPNNHPNRQTQSIVNYRTGAMAAFKDFDQFREYSDEILDLLEDLSSPSSVSVKVLEAVDAIGSESRHSTSINVSLSTATEAATAAELSERPAEPVHILSIAIQENSNQDDATMARLFGDWCATSKEELISRGIRRATFAALKRKQFPKFFTFRQRDGFVEDRIYRHLEPGCAFQLELNRMRTYDLEALPTSNQKMHLYLGQAKVAKGQQVTDYRFFIRSIIRHSDLITKEASFDYLHNEGERVLLEAMDELEVAFSHPLAKRTECNHIFLNFIPTVIMDPARIEESVTSMVLRYGPRLWKLRVRQAEIKMTIRPAPGKSTSNIRLCIANDSGYSIDLHLYAESTDPKTGIIRFESYPPPTANLSNWRPGPMHGLPISTPYLTKDYLQAKRFQAQSAGTTYAYDLPDIFRQQVEKSWHKYIEERSNSNITIPTSVMDCVELVLDGDNLVEQKRLPGENDVGMVAWRLTLYTPEFPAGRDIILIANDLTHFLGSFGPKEDFLFYRASERARQLGIPRIYFAANAGARIGLAEEIKGLFKIAWEDESEPEKGFKYIYLTPDDYARLAPFNSVKASLIEDPAGESRYKITDIIGKDDGIGVENLKYAGMIASETSRAYDEIVTISIVSCRAIGIGSYLVRLGQRTIQIENSHIILTGYRALNAVLGREVYASNNQLGGIQIMHNNGVTHAVDSRDLEGVATVLKWLSYFPRAKGTSLPILPSPLPDSINRDITYVPTKAPYDPRWMLEGRYSPNDQNVWESGFFDRGSWEEIMKPWAQTVITGRARLGGIPCGVIAVETRTVELHLPADPANLDSEAKTISQAGQVWFPDSAYKTAQAIRDFNREELPLIIFANWRGFSSGMKDMYDQIVKFGAYIVDALREYTKPIFVYIPPNGELRGGAWAVVDTTINPRYLEMFADTTSRGGVLEPTGIVEIKFRNKDLIKTMHRIDPVIQKLKENLNTSNSIEERTEIETVIRKREKTLIPIYQQVAVYFADLHDTPERMLEKNVIQDIIPWQKARPLLYWKLRRRLLEEDIKKDILSMQPKFDVRQIGAMLRRWFIEDKGAIESYLWDQDQAATTWLEAQLVNENSVISRNIMCVKKDAVITRIKEALETCPEVRLDAVLEIAHRLNPAERAELQRTLSQMETPDQEHHIDSSSSS; via the exons gCCCAGCATGTCGCAGGGTACGGTGATGATTCAGACACAAAGCCGATTGCAAGAGAAAGATTTCACCGTTGCGACACCCGAAGAATTCGTACATCGCTTTGGCGGCACCAAGGTTATCAACAAG GTTTTAATAGCTAATAATGGAATCGCTGCAGTCAAATGTATGCGGTCGATACGACGATGGTCTTACGAGATGtttaagaatgaaagagcGGTACGTTTCGTGGTCATGGTCACCCCGGAAGACCTCAAAGCTAACGcggaatatataaaaatggcCGATCAATATGTCCCCGTACCTGGTggaacaaataataacaattatgcAAACGTCGAGCTCATCGTGGATATTGCAACAAGGACGCAGGTGCAAGCTGTTTGGGCTGGATGGGGTCACGCATCAGAAAATCCTAAATTACCAGAGTTACTGCATAAGaataatatctcttttatag GTCCATCCGAGAGAGCTATGTGGGCTTTAGGTGATAAAATAGCTTCCAGTATTGTCGCTCAAACAGCAGACGTTCCTACGTTACCTTGGTCGGGATCTGAATTGAAAGCTCAATATAGTGGcaagaagataaagatatcGACCGAATTATTCAAGAAAGGTTGTGTTTCCACCGTCGAGGAATGTCTTGCTGCAGCTAATAAAATTGGTTTTCCGATTATGGTGAAAGCTAGCGAAGGTGGCGGCGGTAAGGGTATTAGAAAATGCGAAAACGCGGAAGAGTTACCCGCCTTGTTTAG ACAAGTGCAAGCTGAGATACCGGGTTCACCGatatttatcatgaaaatgGCGAAATGTGCTCGTCATTTAGAGGTTCAATTATTAgccgataattacggtaatgcAATATCGTTGTTCGGCCGTGATTGCTCTATCCAAAGAAGGCatcagaaaataatagaagaggCACCAGCGGTAATAGCCAAACCTGAAGTCTTcgaagagatggagaaa GCTGCTGTAAGATTAGCAAAAATGGTCGGATATGTCAGCGCGGGTACcgttgaatatttatatgatactTCTGGCCGGTATTATTTTTTGGAATTGAATCCTAGACTTCAAGTGGAACATCCATGTACCGAGATGATATCGGACGTTAATCTCCCTGCTGCACAGCTTCAAGTGGCGATGGGATTGCCTCTTCATCATATTAAAGATATACGTCTCCTTTATGGTGAGAGTCCTTGGGGAGATAGTCAAATAGATTTTGAGCAGCTACGTCATAAACCTCAACCTTGGGGACACGTGATAGCTGCTAGAATTACCAGTGAAAATCCTGATGAAG GTTTCAAGCCAAGTTCTGGTACTGTACAAGAATTGAACTTTAGATCGTCGAAGAATGTTTGGGGTTATTTTTCTGTTGGAGCATCAGGTGGTCTTCACGAATTCGCAGATTCTCAATTCGGTCATTGTTTTTCCTGGGGGGAAGATCGTTATCAAGCTCGAGAGAATTTGGTGATAGCACTGAAAGAATTGAGCATCAGAGGTGACTTCAGGACAACGGTAGAATATCTTATAACTTTATTGGAAACCGAAGCTTTTCAACAAAACAATATCGACACATCATGGCTTGATGTGCTTATAGCAGAGCGTATTAAAAGTGATAAGCCAAACGTTCTATTAGCTGTCACGTGTGGTGCCATTCATATTGCTGATAGAACTATTACTGCCGCATTCACTGAATTTCAGACGGCCTTGGAGAAAGGTCAAGTACAAGGCAGTAATGATTTAAATAACCTCGTAGAT GTAGAACTAGTGAATGATGGTTACAAGTACAAAGTTCAAGCAGCTAAATCAGGTCCTAATAGTTATTTCCTCGTTTTAAATAGttcctataaaaaaattgaagttcATCGACTTTCTGACGGTGGTTTGTTACTCTCAATGGATGGTGCCAGTTACACGACGTAcatgaaagaagaagtagatcGTTACAGAATTACTATAGGTAATCAAACCTGTGTATTTGAAAAGGATAACGATCCGTCTTTACTTAGATCACCATCAGCGggtaaattgataaattttttggTGGAGGATGGTGGTCACATCGATAGGGGACAAGCTTACGCTGAAATCGAAGtcatgaaaatgataatgacggtaacGACAAGCGAAGCTGGTACATTGTTTTACGTGAAAAGACCAGGTGCTATTCTCGAAGCTGGTACTGTAATAGCTCATTTAGAACTCGATGATCCATCTTTAGTGACGAATGCTGAGGAATATAGTGGGCAATTTCCAACGCCAGCGGTACCAGCTATACCAGACAAATTAAATCATCTTCATTCCAAATATCGGACTGCTTTAGAAAATACACTAGCTGGTTACTGTTTACCAGATCCATATCATTTGCCTCGTTTACGTGAACTCATCGAAAAATTCATGTTCTCCTTACGCGATCCTAGTTTACCATTGCTTGAACTTCAAGAAGTGATAGCTACGATATCAGGAAGAATCCCAGCTTCGGTtgagaagaagataagaaaattaatgtctTTGTACGAAAGAAACATAACTTCTGTTCTTGCACAATTTCCTAGTCAACAAATCGCAGCTGTCATTGATGGACATGCTGCTACCCTTTCGAAACGTTCCGATAGAGATGTATTTTTCTTAACTACTCAAGCGATCGTACAACTTGTGCAGAGATATCGAAATGGTATACGTGGTCGAATGAAAACTGCCGTACACGAACTTCTTCGTCAATATTATATGGTTGAGTGTCAATTTCAACAAGGACATTACGACAAATGTGTGTCCGCTTTGATAGAACAATATAAGGACGATTTAAGTACCGTAACTGCAATGATTTTTAGTCATAACCAAGTAACTAAAAAGAATATCTTAGTGACTATGCTGATAGATCATCTCTGGGCGAACGAACCTGGTCTCACTGACGAATTGGCTAGTACTTTAACGGAATTGACTAGTttgaacagaacagaacacaGTCGTGTTGCGTTAAGAGCCAGACAGGTATTGATAGCTGCTCATCAACCTGCCTACGAACTCAGACACAACCAAATGGAATCCATTTTCCTATCAGCCGTTGATATGTACGGGCACGATTTTCATCCAGAAAATCTTCAAAAGCTGATACTCTCCGAGACATCTATATTCGATATCCTTCATGATTTCTTCTATCATTCGAATCGTGCAGTTTGCAATGCCGCTTTGGAAGTTTACGTTCGTAGAGCTTATATCAGTTATGAGTTAACGTGTTTACAACATTTGGAATTATCAGGAGAAATACCTCTCGTACATTTCCAATTTTTACTCCCTAACAATCATCCTAATCGACAAACTCAGTCAATTGTTAATTATAGAACAGGAGCGATGGCAGCATTCAAAGACTTCGATCAGTTCCGTGAATACTCGGATGAGATCTTGGACTTATTGGAAGACCTATCATCGCCGAGTTCAGTATCTGTTAAAGTCCTAGAGGCTGTAGATGCGATTGGTAGCGAATCTCGTCACAGTACATCCATAAATGTATCGCTTAGCACTGCGACAGAAGCTGCTACTGCCGCAGAATTAAGTGAGAGACCAGCTGAACCTGTACACATTTTAAGTATTGCCATTCAAGAGAATAGTAATCAAGACGACGCTACTATGGCAAGATTATTTGGCGACTGGTGTGCAACGAGCAAAGAAGAATTAATATCTCGTGGTATCAGAAGAGCCACTTTTGCAGCCCTCAAGAGGAAACAGTTTCCGAAATTCTTTACGTTCAGGCAAAGAGACGGATTTGTCGAGGATAGAATTTATCGACATCTTGAGCCAGGGTGTGCTTTTCAATTGGAACTTAATAGAATGAGAACATACGATCTGGAGGCTTTGCCTACGTCGAATCAAAAGATGCACTTGTACCTTGGACAAGCAAAGGTAGCCAAAGGGCAACAAGTTACAGACTATCGTTTCTTTATACGCTCTATTATTCGTCATTCTGATCTTATTACGAAGGAAGCAAGCTTCGACTATCTTCACAACGAAGGAGAGCGCGTGCTGCTCGAAGCTATGGATGAGTTAGAAGTAGCCTTTTCGCATCCTCTGGCTAAACGTACGGAATGTAATCATATATTCTTAAATTTCATTCCTACAGTCATAATGGATCCTGCCAGAATAGAGGAAAGTGTTACCAGTATGGTACTTAGATATGGTCCGAGATTATGGAAGTTACGTGTACGTCAGGCCGAAATCAAAATGACAATCCGCCCAGCTCCAGGCAAATCGACGTCAAACATACGCTTGTGTATCGCCAATGACAGCGGTTACAGTATAGATTTACATCTTTACGCTGAATCGACAGATCCTAAGACAGGTATCATTCGTTTTGAATCTTATCCACCGCCTACTGCTAATTTATCCAATTGGAGACCTGGTCCTATGCACGGTTTGCCAATTTCAACACCGTATCTCACCAAGGATTATCTTCAAGCCAAGAGATTCCAAGCGCAAAGTGCTGGTACAACTTATGCGTACGACTTGCCTGACATATTCCGACAGCAAGTAGAAAAGTCTTGGCATAAATATATCGAGGAGAGATCAAATTCAAACATAACGATTCCTACGTCAGTGATGGATTGCGTTGAGCTAGTACTGGATGGTGACAATCTTGTTGAACAAAAGCGTTTGCCTGGTGAGAACGATGTAGGCATGGTAGCTTGGAGATTAACTCTTTATACACCAGAGTTTCCTGCTGGTCGagatattatacttattgcCAATGATCTCACGCATTTCCTCGGCTCGTTTGGCCCAAAGGAGGACTTTCTATTTTACAGAGCCTCAGAAAGAGCAAGACAACTTGGTATTCCACGTATTTATTTTGCTGCTAATGCAGGTGCACGTATTGGCCTAGCTGAAGAAATTAAAGGATTATTCAAAATAGCTTGGGAAGATGAAAGTGAACCCGAAAAGGGATTCAAGTATATATACTTGACACCAGATGATTATGCTCGTCTAGCACCTTTTAATTCAGTCAAGGCTTCCTTAATCGAAGATCCAGCTGGTGAATCTCGTTATAAAATTACGGACATCATTGGCAAAGACGATGGTATAGGCGTAGAGAATTTAAAATACGCTGGTATGATTGCTAGCGAAACGTCCAGAGCTTACGATGAAATTGTCACTATCTCTATCGTTTCGTGCCGCGCTATTGGTATCGGTTCTTATTTGGTGCGTCTTGGTCAGAGAAcaattcaaattgaaaattctCACATCATTCTTACTGGTTACCGAGCATTGAACGCCGTCCTAGGACGTGAAGTATACGCTAGTAACAATCAACTAGGAGGTATTCAAATTATGCATAATAATGGTGTTACTCATGCGGTTGATAGTAGAGATTTGGAAGGCGTGGCCACAGTTTTGAAGTGGTTGAGTTATTTCCCCAGGGCGAAAGGTACAAGTTTGCCGATATTACCTTCACCTCTCCCCGATTCTATCAACCGAGACATTACTTATGTACCTACAAAAGCACCTTATGATCCAAGGTGGATGTTAGAAGGTAGATACTCACCTAACGATCAGAATGTCTGGGAAAGTGGTTTCTTCGATCGTGGATCATGGGAG GAAATCATGAAACCTTGGGCACAAACTGTAATAACAGGTCGAGCAAGACTAGGTGGTATACCTTGTGGCGTTATAGCCGTCGAAACAAGAACCGTCGAATTACATCTTCCTGCTGATCCTGCTAATCTCGATTCGGAAGCTAAGACAATATCTCAGGCTGGCCAAGTATGGTTCCCAGATAGTGCCTATAAAACTGCACAAGCTATTCGAGATTTTAATAGGGAAGAACTACCGCTTATTATATTCGCTAACTGGAGAGGATTTTCCAGTGGCATgaaag ATATGTACGATCAAATTGTGAAATTTGGTGCGTATATCGTCGACGCGTTGAGAGAGTACACAAAACctatatttgtatacattCCACCAAATGGTGAACTCAGAGGTGGTGCATGGGCAGTAGTGGACACTACAATTAATCCACGATACTTAGAAATGTTTGCTGATACTACCAGTAGAGGTGGTGTCCTAGAGCCTACTGGTatcgtagaaataaaatttagaaacaAGGATCTCATCAAGACTATGCATAGAATAGATCCTGTTATTCAAAAGTTAAAa GAAAACCTTAATACATCAAATTCAATTgaagaaagaacagaaatCGAAACGGTAAttcgtaagagagaaaaaacattgATACCTATATATCAACAAGTTGCTGTCTATTTTGCGGATCTTCACGACACACCAGAAcgaatgttagaaaaaaacgTAATACAAGATATAATACCATGGCAAAAAGCAAGACCGTTGCTTTATTGGAAATTAAGACGAAGACTTTTGGAAGAAGATATCAAGAAGGATATTTTGTCAATGCAACCTAAGTTCGATGTTAGACAAATTGGTGCGATGCTACGACGATGGTTTATCGAAGATAAAGGAGCTATAGAATCCTATCTTTGGGATCAAGATCAAGCGGCTACCACTTGGTTGGAGGCACAGCTTGTTAATGAAAATAGCGTTATATCACGTAATATTATGTGTGTAAAGAAGGATGCAGTTATCACACGTATCAAAGAAGCTCTCGAAACTTGTCCAGAAGTAAGATTAGATGCTGTCTTGGAAATTGCGCATAGATTAAATCCTGCCGAACGTGCTGAATTACAAAGGACTTTATCGCAAATGGAAACACCAGATCAAGAACATCACATTGATTCAAGTTCTTCATCCTAA